ATAACATTTCCAGCACCCAAAAAGAGCAAAGCTTTGAAAAAAGCATGTGTCATAAGGTGAAAGAGTGCTATCCAGTACACGCCCAGACCAGCTGCAACAAACATATAGCCAAGTTGTGAAAGTGTTGAGTATGCAATAATTCTTTTAAGATCTGTATTGACCAATGCCATTGATGCAGCAAATACTGCTACAAAAGCACCAAGACTTGCAATAAAGAATCCTATATCCGGTATTTGTGAATAGATTGGAAATGCTCTCACTACAAGATATACACCTGCTGTAACCATTGTAGCAGCATGGATAAGAGCAGAAACTGGTGTAGGACCTTCCATAGCATCAGCGAGCCATGTATGAAGTGGAAATTGGGCAGATTTTCCCATTGCACCTATAAAGAGGAAGATACCCATAAGAGTAATTACTGATACATTAAACAAATCAACATGAGCAAATACTACATCATATTGCAATGAGCCAACATTCCAATAGATGAGAAAAAGGCCAATGAGCATACCAAGATCTGCAATCCTATTCATAATAAACGCTTCATTCGCAGCCCACGATGGACTAATAGAAGGATTGACATCACGTGACTCATCTTTCTTGTGATACCAAAATCCGATAAGAAGCCATGAGCAAAGTCCAACACCTTCCCAGCCAATAAAGAGGCCTGCAAAGTTATCACTCATAACTAGTACCATCATAGAAAAAACGAAAGCACTGAGATAACTAAAAAAACGATTAAAACCTTTGTCGTGCTCCATATAGCCAATTGAATATACATGTACAAGAGCAGATACTGTTGTAACAGTAACCATCATAATGACTGATACGTGGTCCGCTACAAAACCAAAAGGAATATTGAGAGAACCTACAGTTATCCAGTCAAAGAGTTTTACATGAATAACTTCATCTGTTTCACTCAAATGGCCAAGAAGAATGAGTGAACTGATGAGTGAGACAAAAAGCAGTGCAGATGTCACTATCCCTGTTATAAGTTTTTTTGGTTTTGCACCAAAAATTGCTGCAAACAAAGAGCCAACAAGCGGCGCAAAGAGTGCTGTTAAAACTAATTTCTCCATACCTGTCCCCTATCCATGCATTGATTGTAGGCTATCAAGATCAAGCGTATTTCTTCGCTTATACCAGATAATCAAAAGCCCAAGTCCTACTGCTACTTCACTTGCCGCAATAGCAATTATAAAAAAGGCAAAAAGCTGTCCTGTTAAATCTCCATAATATTTAGAAAAAGCAGCCAATGCAATGTTTACAGCATTGAGCGCAATCTCTGTAGCAAAGAAAAGCATGAGGAGATTTTTTCTACGCAATATACCTACTAAGGCTATACAAAACAGTATAGCTGCTAATACTAAATAGTGAGTGAGCGTAATCATTGAGCAACCTTTTCATCTTGTTCAATCTCTTGATCTATTTTAAGTGTAATACTCTCATCCATTCTTTTGCTAGCAAGTATTATTCCTGCAATCATTGCAACTAAGAGCATAACCGCAGCAACTTCAAATGGAACAAGATACTTTGTAAAAAGCACAATACCAACAGCTTCAGCGTTGCCAATCTCATCGCTTATAGGATGTAAAGCTTGCACTTTATCAGATATTATTGGAGTCAAAAGAATAATAACAAGCAATAGAGCAATCATACCGCTGAGAAAGAAAACAATCTTTTTAGATGGATTTTTCTCTTTAACATCTTTCGTGGTATCAAAAAACATCATAGCAAAGGCATAAAGTGCCATTACAGCACCACTATAAACAATTATTTGTACAACTCCAAGAAAATCAGCATCTAGCAAGAAGAAAAAAGCAGATATAAATATCATTCCTGCTGCCAATGAGCTGAGCGCATAGAGAGCATTTTTTGTCATGACAGTAATTGTAAACATCACTATTGTCAACGCTGCAAAAAGATAAAATGCAATTGCTTCAACCATCTCTATACCTTTTTAATACGCTAATGGCGTTTTTTTGATAAGTTTATCTGCAGCCGGCGTAGGCGCACCAAATCCAGGGTACTCTTTTTGTTCTTTAAGTTTATCAAGAGGTGTAAGCATGTCCTCTTTCAGTGCAAAATGAGCGCGCTGTTCACTTGCATTTTCATAATCTTGTCCATGGACAATTGCAAGCTCTGGGCACACTTCTGCGCAGTACCCACAAAAGATGCAACGTCCAAAATTGATTGTATATTCGGTAGGGATTTTTCTTCCAAATTCATCTACTTTTGTATCGATTCTAATACAGTTCGCAATACAGATCTTCTCACACAATCCGCATCCAATACAGCGCTCAGTCCCACTCTCAAGCAGTCGTAATAGTTTATGGACTGCTCTATAGCGTGGACCTATTGGTAATTTCTCTTTTGGATATTGAATCGTATGGATATTAAATCGCAACATCTCCATTAATGTGATTTTCAAACCTACAAAGAGCTCTAATTTTATACTTCTTTTAACTACTCGTTTGAACTTTTCCCAACCAGTTTTTGGATATGGCTCAATTTTGACTTTATAGTAGTTTTGCGAAACATTTCTATCTTTAAACTGCTCTAATCCACTCATCAATTCCCCCCTTAAAACATCATCACTATACCAGTGATGACCACATTTACAACAGCCAAAGGCATCAATACTTTCCAACATAGCCACATGAGTTGATCTGGTCTTACATGTGGCCAAGAAGCTCTTGTCCATAAGAAAAAGAAGAATATAAAAAATACTTTCAATAAAATCGCAATTGCGCCTGGGATAAACCAAAGATCGTTAAATCCTCCTAAGAATATAAGGCTAGCAAGAAATCCAAGCGTAAACATATTTGCATATTCACCTATAAAAAACATCCCCCAACGCATTCCACTATACTCTGTGGCATAACCTGAAATCACTTCTGCTTCATGCTCAAGTAAGTCAAAAGGTGTTCTGTTAGTCTCAGCAAATCCTGCAATCAAAAAGAGAATAAATGCTATTGGCTGCTTCCAGATAAGCCAATTACTCACTCCTCCTGTTTGATAATTATTAAAATCGATCAAAGAAAGAGAACCAACTATCATCACTGGTGCAAGGACAGACAAACCTGTCACAACTTCATAACTCAAAAACTGAATAGCAGTCCTTGCAGCACCAAGTATTCCCCATTTGTTCTGAGAAGCCATACCTGCTAGAAGTGGACCGTAAAGGCCTGTTGCCATTACACCCAAGACAAAGAGCAAACCTACATTTATATCAGAAATAATTGGTTTAACTGTATAACCACCAACAGTAAATTCTGGAAACATCGGTATTGC
The Nitratiruptor tergarcus DSM 16512 genome window above contains:
- the nuoI gene encoding NADH-quinone oxidoreductase subunit NuoI, which translates into the protein MSGLEQFKDRNVSQNYYKVKIEPYPKTGWEKFKRVVKRSIKLELFVGLKITLMEMLRFNIHTIQYPKEKLPIGPRYRAVHKLLRLLESGTERCIGCGLCEKICIANCIRIDTKVDEFGRKIPTEYTINFGRCIFCGYCAEVCPELAIVHGQDYENASEQRAHFALKEDMLTPLDKLKEQKEYPGFGAPTPAADKLIKKTPLAY
- a CDS encoding NADH-quinone oxidoreductase subunit J, with amino-acid sequence MVEAIAFYLFAALTIVMFTITVMTKNALYALSSLAAGMIFISAFFFLLDADFLGVVQIIVYSGAVMALYAFAMMFFDTTKDVKEKNPSKKIVFFLSGMIALLLVIILLTPIISDKVQALHPISDEIGNAEAVGIVLFTKYLVPFEVAAVMLLVAMIAGIILASKRMDESITLKIDQEIEQDEKVAQ
- the nuoL gene encoding NADH-quinone oxidoreductase subunit L, translating into MEKLVLTALFAPLVGSLFAAIFGAKPKKLITGIVTSALLFVSLISSLILLGHLSETDEVIHVKLFDWITVGSLNIPFGFVADHVSVIMMVTVTTVSALVHVYSIGYMEHDKGFNRFFSYLSAFVFSMMVLVMSDNFAGLFIGWEGVGLCSWLLIGFWYHKKDESRDVNPSISPSWAANEAFIMNRIADLGMLIGLFLIYWNVGSLQYDVVFAHVDLFNVSVITLMGIFLFIGAMGKSAQFPLHTWLADAMEGPTPVSALIHAATMVTAGVYLVVRAFPIYSQIPDIGFFIASLGAFVAVFAASMALVNTDLKRIIAYSTLSQLGYMFVAAGLGVYWIALFHLMTHAFFKALLFLGAGNVMHAMDDELNIFKMGGLHKVMKWTAILMIIASLALAGIYPFAGFFSKDKILEVAFDSHHYILWFMLWLGAGMTAFYSFRLIMLVFFGEERYKKYGFHPHEAHWYMLAAMTPLAILAIIAGFFEEAFEEFVTKILPEYHFHVHGIATVALIGVTTLIALSGIAFAIYKYSHGGFSEKWKENPLYKLLYNQYYIPIIYEKVFTQPYKELSQIAWKQLDLRIVDATVDFIAAVIYKTGFAGRVIQSGNLSKMLRWMVIGLLVLLVLVIIYSPVR
- the nuoH gene encoding NADH-quinone oxidoreductase subunit NuoH; the encoded protein is MEGAFVIETIIKILIVLGLFSALAGFGTYVERKVLAFMQRRLGPMHVGPYGLLQVLADGIKLFTKEDFIPQGAVKPIFMIAPVITAATAFIAMAAIPMFPEFTVGGYTVKPIISDINVGLLFVLGVMATGLYGPLLAGMASQNKWGILGAARTAIQFLSYEVVTGLSVLAPVMIVGSLSLIDFNNYQTGGVSNWLIWKQPIAFILFLIAGFAETNRTPFDLLEHEAEVISGYATEYSGMRWGMFFIGEYANMFTLGFLASLIFLGGFNDLWFIPGAIAILLKVFFIFFFFLWTRASWPHVRPDQLMWLCWKVLMPLAVVNVVITGIVMMF
- the nuoK gene encoding NADH-quinone oxidoreductase subunit NuoK, whose translation is MITLTHYLVLAAILFCIALVGILRRKNLLMLFFATEIALNAVNIALAAFSKYYGDLTGQLFAFFIIAIAASEVAVGLGLLIIWYKRRNTLDLDSLQSMHG